In Gambusia affinis linkage group LG06, SWU_Gaff_1.0, whole genome shotgun sequence, one DNA window encodes the following:
- the zgc:114130 gene encoding mRNA decay activator protein ZFP36L1 has product MPSHPLNQFSELEDIMSKHFLSLDLGEQNRPPPSVNLAMTSPGYASDLCRSSSFSLSSLPADSSDGLFLASSQWGQPSESPSPSQLAANSNQWGKFGFLSQRSVSLVETRSLPATSLDWPSTELKTSQSDMSPTALQAAAASSSSSSSSRYKTELCRSFTENGLCKYGGKCQFAHGPEELRDLNRHPKYKTEPCRTFHTIGFCPYGIRCHFIHNSEEEKKPAFARSSSSFSSTVNVSHQPAGSSSSSSLRSHRPPLIRQSFSFAGFPSAPQHVLQSVLTGHTPPPASTAASFTCGSSGSPASCADITDFLSSAFLEMDSAFEASGVQQCQPSAGHVAQTDLRSHFLPSPDSGYSPSGLSPTSSPSLQQSPSSTDHLLGSLGARSLSFTSLSDQDQDGGSSTSSLSSSDSCGGSNDSNGKRLAVFSQLSVP; this is encoded by the exons ATGCCATCTCACCCTCTCAACCAGTTTTCCGAACTGGAAGACATAATGAGCAAG cattttctcaGTCTTGACCTTGGAGAGCAGAACAGACCGCCTCCCTCTGTGAACCTGGCCATGACTTCTCCGGGTTACGCCAGCGATCTGTGCAGAAGCTCCTCGTTCTCTCTGTCCAGCCTCCCTGCTGATTCGTCAGACGGCCTGTTTCTGGCCTCCAGCCAATGGGGGCAGCCATCAGAAAGCCCGTCGCCCTCCCAGCTTGCTGCTAACTCCAACCAGTGGGGAAAGTTTGGTTTTCTCTCCCAGCGCTCTGTCAGCCTGGTGGAGACGAGGAGCCTGCCGGCAACAAGCCTAGACTGGCCCAGCACTGAACTGAAGACGTCCCAAAGCGACATGAGCCCCACTGCCTTACAAGCTGCCGCTGCCTCTTCATCATCCAGCTCCTCATCACGCTACAAAACCGAACTTTGCAGATCTTTCACAGAGAACGGCCTGTGCAAGTACGGCGGGAAGTGCCAGTTCGCCCACGGCCCGGAAGAGCTACGTGATCTAAACAGGCATCCTAAATACAAGACGGAGCCTTGTCGCACCTTTCACACCATCGGCTTCTGCCCTTACGGGATCCGCTGTCACTTTATCCACAACAGCGAGGAAGAGAAGAAACCCGCCTTTGCTCGCTCATCCTCGTCGTTCTCCTCCACCGTTAACGTTTCTCACCAGCCAGcaggttcctcctcttcctcgtccttGCGCTCTCACAGGCCGCCTCTGATCCGGCAGAGTTTTAGCTTCGCTGGCTTTCCTTCCGCTCCTCAGCATGTCCTCCAGTCAGTCTTGACTGGCCACACTCCTCCCCCTGCCTCCACCGCCGCCTCATTTACATGCGGCTCATCAGGCTCTCCTGCTTCCTGTGCCGACATCACCGACTTCCTCTCCAGCGCCTTCTTGGAGATGGACTCCGCCTTCGAGGCGTCTGGCGTCCAGCAGTGCCAGCCCTCAGCGGGCCACGTTGCCCAAACCGACCTGCGCTCCCACTTCCTGCCTTCCCCCGACTCAGGCTACTCCCCCAGTGGACTGTCTCCCACCAGCTCACCCTCCCTCCAGCAGAGCCCCAGCAGCACTGACCATCTCCTGGGGTCGCTTGGCGCCCGCTCTCTGTCCTTTACCTCCCTGTCCGATCAGGATCAGGACGGCGGCAGCTCCACCAGCTCCCTCAGTAGCTCCGACTCATGCGGGGGGAGCAACGACAGCAACGGGAAGCGCTTGGCGGTGTTCAGCCAGCTCTCTGTTCCATAA
- the bloc1s3 gene encoding biogenesis of lysosome-related organelles complex 1 subunit 3 isoform X2, whose amino-acid sequence MSSSRYPIVVQGEASETDSDDEVYITSLTSHQTTAGGAKVPGEASETDSEDDPQQAVRSSVMEGAQILKRELPPLIVVRDNPDVQSIVEDRPSPSHKPYGDTLLQQKLQESNSRLYTDVGQRVRQVYGSACKEVHSVTSQLNTSQSAIINASHSIRLILEDLKAVSEKIDIITSCQILPDINISPGLTSPTP is encoded by the exons ATGTCCAGCAGCAGATACCCGATAGTGGTGCAGGGGGAAGCTTCTGAAACGGACTCCGATGATGAAGTCTACATCACTTCTCTAACTTCTCACCAAACTACCGCAGGAGGAGCCAAg GTTCCTGGGGAAGCCTCGGAGACAGACAGTGAAGATGATCCGCAGCAGGCGGTCAGATCCTCTGTAATGGAAGGTGCTCAGATACTCAAGAGAGAGCTGCCCCCTCTTATTGTGGTCAGAGACAACCCCGATGTGCAGTCGATAGTAGAAGACAGACCGAGCCCTTCACACAAGCCTTATG GAGATACCCTTCTACAGCAGAAGCTGCAGGAGTCCAACAGCCGGCTGTATACTGATGTGGGGCAGAGGGTCCGACAGGTTTACGGCAGTGCCTGTAAGGAG GTCCACAGTGTGACATCTCAGCTGAATACATCCCAGAGTGCCATCATCAACGCTTCCCACAGTATCAGATTAATTCTGGAGGATCTGAAAGCCGTGTCCGAGAAGATCGACATTATCACCAGCTGCCAAATACTGCCTGATATTAATATCAGTCCTGGTTTAACTTCACCTACACCCTAA
- the bloc1s3 gene encoding biogenesis of lysosome-related organelles complex 1 subunit 3 isoform X1 has protein sequence MSSSRYPIVVQGEASETDSDDEVYITSLTSHQTTAGGAKVPGEASETDSEDDPQQAVRSSVMEGAQILKRELPPLIVVRDNPDVQSIVEDRPSPSHKPYAGDTLLQQKLQESNSRLYTDVGQRVRQVYGSACKEVHSVTSQLNTSQSAIINASHSIRLILEDLKAVSEKIDIITSCQILPDINISPGLTSPTP, from the exons ATGTCCAGCAGCAGATACCCGATAGTGGTGCAGGGGGAAGCTTCTGAAACGGACTCCGATGATGAAGTCTACATCACTTCTCTAACTTCTCACCAAACTACCGCAGGAGGAGCCAAg GTTCCTGGGGAAGCCTCGGAGACAGACAGTGAAGATGATCCGCAGCAGGCGGTCAGATCCTCTGTAATGGAAGGTGCTCAGATACTCAAGAGAGAGCTGCCCCCTCTTATTGTGGTCAGAGACAACCCCGATGTGCAGTCGATAGTAGAAGACAGACCGAGCCCTTCACACAAGCCTTATG CAGGAGATACCCTTCTACAGCAGAAGCTGCAGGAGTCCAACAGCCGGCTGTATACTGATGTGGGGCAGAGGGTCCGACAGGTTTACGGCAGTGCCTGTAAGGAG GTCCACAGTGTGACATCTCAGCTGAATACATCCCAGAGTGCCATCATCAACGCTTCCCACAGTATCAGATTAATTCTGGAGGATCTGAAAGCCGTGTCCGAGAAGATCGACATTATCACCAGCTGCCAAATACTGCCTGATATTAATATCAGTCCTGGTTTAACTTCACCTACACCCTAA
- the trappc6bl gene encoding trafficking protein particle complex subunit 6B, like, producing the protein MADDSLFEFLHMEIVSHIFNEQQSSKGELDNKDRAACISLLEAMGFRVGQGLIERLTRDTPSFKDELDIMKFICKDFWTKVFRRQVDNLRTNHQGTYVLQDNKFSLLTQFSSGKQYLDQAPKYLAFSCGVVRGALSNLGLESVVTAEVSIMPSCKFQVVIQKL; encoded by the exons ATGGCAGACGACTCCTTGTTTGAGTTTCTCCATATGGAAATTGTTTCGCACATTTTCAACGAGCAGCAGTCGAGTAAAGGAGAGCTGGACAACAAG GACAGAGCGGCATGTATTTCTCTCTTAGAAGCGATGGGCTTCAGGGTGGGACAAGGTCTCATTGAGAG GCTGACACGGGACACCCCCAGCTTTAAGGATGAGTTGGATATtatgaagtttatttgtaaagactTCTGGACTAAGGTTTTTAGGAGACAAGTAGATAACCTCCGGACAAACCATCAG GGAACCTATGTTCTACAGGACAACAAGTTTTCTTTACTGACTCAGTTTTCCAGTGGGAAACAGTATCTGGATCAGGCCCCCAAG TATCTTGCTTTTTCTTGCGGTGTGGTGAGAGGAGCTCTGTCTAACCTTGGGCTGGAGAGTGTGGTGACAGCTGAGGTCTCCATCATGCCGTCAT GTAAGTTTCAGGTGGTCATCCAGAAGCTGTGA